Proteins co-encoded in one Melospiza melodia melodia isolate bMelMel2 chromosome 8, bMelMel2.pri, whole genome shotgun sequence genomic window:
- the C8H2orf66 gene encoding uncharacterized protein C2orf66 homolog, with the protein MWKGLLLGLCVVLAVRGLAKGAPFQPEDKWKPLDNPRNRDLFFRTLQAYFSGRGLDLRKFPATFTVNNEGSRLYSDPIASAFADYEEKKKSFQDYFKG; encoded by the exons ATGTGGAAAGGGCTGCTCCTGGGTCTGTGTGTAGTATTGGCTGTGAGAGGACTGGCAAAGGGGGCTCCTTTCCAACCAGAAGATAAATGGAAGCCTCTTGATAACCCCAGAAACAGAGACCTG TTTTTCAGAACACTCCAGGCTTACTTCTCGGGCAGGGGTCTGGATCTCAGGAAGTTCCCAGCCACTTTCACTGTGAACAATGAAGGATCAAGGCTCTACTCAGATCCTattgcttctgcatttgcagattatgaagaaaagaaaaagtcctTTCAGGACTATTTCAAAGGCTGA